A section of the Campylobacter porcelli genome encodes:
- a CDS encoding ArsS family sensor histidine kinase, which translates to MRYSLTTKITIIFAIGFIVICTLFFMFFKLQNERILGKIGENHYNSINWLLSLYQKSNMPEDWERYFRNFDLAYVKNVNLQKAIFDNGTIVSRADTLIGTVDTISYKNNLYLRIKNQSVTILLESTLHSGNDSLLFSFIIVMALFISLYVSIFRSLIPLKKLRSDIRKFAAGNMDSVCVVNFTKGNDEISEVAYEFNNAACKIKDLILSRQLFLRTIMHELKTPIGKGRIVSEMIEDETQKERLIAIFERLNILINEFAKIEQLLSKSYSLDYAKYHFSLILDQAKDMMLLDDFDSNVKVELICDPLLKVDFQLFSLAIKNLIDNALKYSDDKKAIIKCDNNAIYIRNHGKPLNRSIEHYKQAFIRDNNAKTSGMGLGLYIIEHICSMHKFSLDYNYIDGFHEFCIKFGSVNSEKS; encoded by the coding sequence ATGAGATACTCTCTAACTACTAAAATCACGATAATATTTGCTATTGGATTTATCGTGATTTGCACACTATTTTTTATGTTCTTCAAACTACAAAATGAGAGGATATTAGGCAAGATTGGGGAGAATCATTACAACTCAATTAATTGGCTACTCTCGCTATATCAAAAATCAAATATGCCAGAAGATTGGGAGAGATATTTTAGAAATTTTGATCTAGCCTATGTCAAAAATGTAAATTTACAAAAAGCAATCTTTGATAATGGCACAATTGTAAGCCGTGCTGATACATTAATTGGCACAGTAGATACCATCAGTTATAAAAATAATCTATATTTACGCATTAAAAATCAAAGTGTAACTATACTATTAGAATCAACCCTACATAGCGGAAATGATAGCTTATTATTTAGTTTTATCATTGTTATGGCGTTGTTTATATCTTTGTATGTATCGATTTTTAGAAGCCTAATCCCGCTTAAGAAACTTCGTAGCGATATACGCAAATTCGCAGCTGGAAATATGGATAGCGTATGCGTGGTTAATTTTACCAAAGGCAATGATGAGATAAGCGAAGTGGCATATGAATTTAATAACGCGGCTTGTAAAATTAAGGATTTAATACTCTCTAGACAGCTATTTTTACGCACCATTATGCACGAGCTAAAAACGCCAATTGGCAAGGGTAGAATAGTAAGTGAAATGATCGAAGATGAGACCCAAAAAGAACGCTTGATAGCTATATTTGAGCGGCTAAATATATTGATTAATGAATTTGCTAAGATAGAACAGCTATTAAGCAAAAGTTATAGCTTAGATTACGCAAAGTATCACTTCAGCCTTATACTAGATCAAGCTAAGGATATGATGCTTTTAGATGATTTTGATAGTAATGTCAAGGTAGAATTAATCTGTGATCCACTATTAAAAGTGGATTTTCAGTTATTCTCGCTTGCGATTAAAAATTTAATAGATAATGCATTAAAATATTCTGATGATAAAAAGGCAATTATAAAGTGCGATAATAACGCAATCTATATAAGAAATCATGGAAAACCGCTTAATCGCTCAATTGAGCATTATAAACAAGCATTCATTAGAGATAATAATGCTAAAACTAGCGGTATGGGGCTTGGGCTTTATATTATAGAGCATATCTGTTCTATGCATAAATTTAGCTTAGATTATAATTATATAGATGGGTTTCATGAGTTTTGTATTAAATTTGGAAGTGTAAATAGTGAAAAATCTTGA
- a CDS encoding response regulator transcription factor, which produces MINVLMIEDDPEFAQILSEYLIKFNIKVTNYEDPYLGLSAGIKNYDLLILDLTLPGMDGLEVCKEIREKYDIPIIISSARSDVNDRVVGLQIGADDYLPKPYDPKEMHARITSLIRRYKKSNEVQEEIADTLFRVDDKRHEISYNGTPLTLTPAEYEILEYLIKQHSFSVSREQLVYHCKSLKDKDSKSLDVIIGRLRTKIGDNSKSPKHIFSVRGIGYKLVG; this is translated from the coding sequence ATGATAAATGTATTAATGATAGAAGATGATCCAGAATTTGCTCAAATTTTATCTGAATATTTGATAAAATTTAATATCAAAGTTACAAATTACGAAGATCCATATTTAGGTCTTAGTGCAGGGATTAAAAATTATGATCTTTTAATACTTGATTTAACCTTGCCAGGTATGGATGGATTGGAAGTTTGTAAAGAGATTAGAGAAAAATATGATATTCCTATCATTATTAGCTCAGCTAGAAGTGATGTAAATGATAGAGTTGTTGGGCTTCAAATAGGCGCAGATGACTACTTGCCAAAGCCGTATGACCCAAAAGAGATGCATGCTAGAATCACAAGTTTAATTCGTCGCTATAAAAAAAGCAATGAAGTTCAAGAAGAGATAGCTGATACGCTATTTAGGGTAGATGATAAACGCCATGAAATATCATATAATGGCACACCACTTACCCTAACTCCAGCAGAGTATGAAATTTTAGAGTATCTTATTAAACAGCATAGCTTTTCAGTCTCAAGAGAGCAATTAGTCTATCATTGCAAGAGCCTAAAAGATAAAGATTCTAAAAGTTTAGATGTGATAATCGGTCGTTTAAGGACAAAGATTGGTGATAACTCAAAATCACCTAAGCATATATTTTCAGTCCGCGGAATAGGATATAAACTAGTCGGATGA